One Eptesicus fuscus isolate TK198812 chromosome 11, DD_ASM_mEF_20220401, whole genome shotgun sequence genomic region harbors:
- the ACKR3 gene encoding atypical chemokine receptor 3 has translation MDLHLFDYSEPGNFSDISWPCNSSDCIVVDTMTCPNMANKSVLLYTLSFIYIFIFVIGMIANSVVVWVNIQAKTTGYDTHCYILNLAIADLWVVVTIPVWVVSLVQHNQWPMGELTCKVSHLIFSINLFGSIFFLTCMSVDRYLSITYFTNTSSHRKKVVRRVVCVLVWLLAFCVSLPDTYYLKTVTSASNNETYCRSFYPEHSVKEWLISMELMSVVLGFVIPFCIIAVFYFLLARALSASGDQETHSSRKIIFSYVVVFLVCWLPYHVVVLLDVVSILHYIPFTCQLENFLFSALHVTQCLSLVHCCVNPVLYSFINRNYRYELMKAFIFKYSAKTGLTKLIDASRVSEAEYSALEQNTK, from the coding sequence ATGGATTTGCATCTGTTTGACTACTCGGAACCAGGGAACTTCTCTGACATCAGCTGGCCGTGCAACAGTAGCGACTGCATCGTGGTCGACACCATGACATGCCCCAACATGGCCAACAAGAGCGTTCTGCTCTACACGCTGTCCTTCATCTACATCTTCATCTTTGTGATCGGCATGATCGCCAACTCCGTGGTGGTCTGGGTGAACATCCAGGCCAAGACCACCGGCTACGACACGCACTGCTACATCTTAAACCTGGCCATCGCCGACCTGTGGGTGGTGGTCACCATCCCGGTCTGGGTGGTCAGCCTTGTGCAGCATAACCAGTGGCCCATGGGTGAGCTCACCTGTAAGGTCTCTCACCTCATCTTCTCCATCAACCTCTTTGGCAGCATCTTCTTCCTCACCTGCATGAGCGTGGACCGCTACCTGTCCATCACCTACTTCACCAACACCTCGAGCCACAGGAAGAAGGTGGTTCGCCGTGTCGTCTGCGTCCTGGTGTGGCTGCTGGCCTTCTGCGTGTCCCTGCCCGACACCTACTACCTGAAGACTGTCACGTCCGCATCCAACAACGAGACCTACTGCCGGTCCTTCTACCCCGAGCACAGCGTCAAGGAGTGGCTGATCAGCATGGAGCTGATGTCTGTGGTCTTGGGCTTTGTCATTCCTTTCTGCATCATCGCCGTCTTCTACTTCTTGCTGGCCCGAGCCCTCTCGGCCTCCGGCGACCAGGAGACGCACAGCAGCCGGAAGATCATCTTCTCCTACGTGGTGGTCTTCCTGGTGTGCTGGCTGCCCTACCACGTCGTGGTGCTCCTGGACGTCGTCTCCATCCTGCACTACATCCCCTTCACCTGCCAGCTGGAGAACTTCCTCTTCTCGGCCCTGCACGTCACGCAGTGCCTGTCCCTGGTGCACTGCTGTGTCAACCCCGTGCTCTACAGCTTCATCAACCGCAACTACAGGTACGAGCTGATGAAGGCCTTCATCTTCAAGTACTCGGCCAAAACGGGCCTCACCAAGCTCATCGACGCCTCCCGGGTGTCGGAAGCAGAGTACTCCGCTTTGGAGCAAAACACCAAGTGA